In one Dreissena polymorpha isolate Duluth1 chromosome 7, UMN_Dpol_1.0, whole genome shotgun sequence genomic region, the following are encoded:
- the LOC127839282 gene encoding uncharacterized protein LOC127839282, whose product MARQIEIILLLIAQCSCSTFQNRFTVLNGVFLGTVDDQIRDVSLLQCAVFCRHRKRQNRCQTAGYDILTGTCYFSLDSIYNMTPAPNDQLYVMEMFELPTITVPPATTSTTEEGQWVSGVITYSSQYGTDGWSAQQILGVPDVYPTYADDTRAWAPQVIDANQFLEFQFATPVYVTQVDVYETFKAGGVKAINCLDVSGTWITLWSTPQVSVIESARIFSPLFTSTIPCFSNQIRLDIDCTVAVSWVEIDSVRLHGSQVPTTTSPPATTSTI is encoded by the exons ATGGCAAGACAAATCGAAATTATTTTGCTACTTATTGCTCAGTGTTCCTGTTCCACGTTTCAAAACAGATTCACAGTTCTAAATGGGGTCTTTTTAGGGACGGTAGACGACCAGATAAGGGACGTGTCGCTCCTTCAATGTGCTGTTTTCTGCCGACATCGGAAGCGTCAAAATAGATGTCAGACTGCCGGATACGACATATTAACTGGAACGTGTTATTTCAGCCTGGACTCCATTTACAACATGACACCGGCTCCAAACGATCAGCTGTATGTTATGGAAATGTTTGAAC TGCCGACAATAACTGTTCCACCAGCAACCACATCTACAACTG AGGAAGGGCAGTGGGTCTCTGGGGTGATTACGTATTCGTCGCAGTATGGTACCGACGG GTGGAGTGCGCAGCAAATACTGGGTGTTCCAGATGTGTACCCTACATACGCGGATGACACTAGAGCATGGGCCCCACAAGTCATCGACGCCAACCAGTTCTTGGAG TTCCAGTTCGCCACTCCCGTCTACGTAACACAAGTCGACGTCTACGAGACTTTCAAAGCTGGCGGTGTCAAGGCTATTAATTGCCTTGATGTCTCAGGCACGTGGATAACGCTATGGTCGACGCCCCAAGTATCCGTTATTGAGTCTGCGAGGATATTTAGTCCATTGTTTACG TCTACAATTCCTTGTTTCTCGAACCAAATTCGGTTGGATATCGACTGCACCGTAGCAGTTAGCTGGGTGGAGATAGACTCTGTGAGGCTGCACGGCTCCCAGG